CTTGACGCGCTTCCTCATACAACTGCTGCGCCTCATCAAGACTTTCCGGCTGGCGGTCTTCCAACAAGTCAACCACCGTATAAAGCTGACGGTCAGACAGATATTTGTAGAAAATCATGCCGAGAAGATAATCCTTATATTCGTCCGCGCTCATTGTACTGCGCATAACATTAGCGGCGTTCCAAAGCGCCTGATTCAATTCCTGTGATGCCATTTGTTATATCTCCCTCTTGTTTTGTATTTTAATCATCCGCTGAATTTATATCTCTATCTACTTTTTGTATTCCTTTCTTATGAACGAAACACCATGTTTTTTTAACGAACACCAATCGCTACCACAAGCACCAACGTTTCTCAACTCATCTTTCGATAAACACTCATATACAAAAATCCAATTTCTTTCCATCTCTGTTACCGTTGATGATAATTGCAACGCTTTATTTTTTAAATTTTCCTTAAATTGTTTATCTCTTTTCTTTCTCGCATATAACCAAGACAATAAATATAATAAGCAATCATCACTATCCATAACCCATTCCATATCAAAATTTATATCATAACCATACTTTATTGCCGCACATATTGCATAATAGGCACTTTCTAAATTTCCTGTTTTTGTAGCATTACACAAAGCAGATTCCGATAATCTCTTTTTTATATTCGTCTCATTTATTTCATCAAAAATATTTTCATATACCACATGCCATAAATATGGGTATATACCCACTAAATATAAGCACGTTTTATATAAAAATATCTTTGCATTTCGCGATAATATATATTTATCTTTATTGGTTAATACTTTTATAGCATATGTTACAACCGCAATATCTAGTGGTTCTCGTTCCGATAAAGAAATCGATAAATCTAAATAATTTTTAACTTCGTTATAGTGTAATTTTATATATTCTTTTCCATCCGTACACTTAACATTTTGACTGTTCCCGTTTATCAAAACAGTACTTATAGCCCTTTTTATTATATTGAATCTATCTTCGGCTTCATTAATAGGTAATTTCTCTATTATACTTTTATTATTATTCAAAGTCAAATCATATTCATGAAGATTTCTTTGTAATTCTAGCAAAAACAATTTCGCTTCATCGTTACTGTTAACATAACACGTATAATCATCAACATGTCTTGTATACTTCCAGTTATTATTTGATTGGTTAAGTCTTTGGTCTACTTTTGTTAAAATAATCTCAGATATGAGATTCGATGCATGCGGGCCAATCAACAATCCATGTGTTTCTCTATTCTTCAAATTCATCGCAAAATCATCAATATCTTTCGACCATTTTTCTATTTTCATATTAGATTCTATTTTCGCAGTTTCTTTTCCGTCTATAGCCCAGGTTAACGCATGTGTATAGATACTAGGAAAACAATTAGAAATATCTGCTTTTACAACATAATTTTTTCCAATCCTCCAATCAATATGTGGCTCACCATCAACTTTCCAACTATCATAATTCATCTTAAATAAAGATTTTCTATCTTTACATTTTCTTATATGTACTCGACTTATCTTATCACTCTGATAACTAGTTGTTGCGTCAAAATATTCTATTATATCATCCCATTTCTCACTCAAAAACTCACACATAAAGTGATACGCCATAGGATTAGGTATTCCCATCACTCTTATTTTATTATTGTTCCTTGTGATATTTACAGAAATATAATCATGCTCTATCTGATAAAATGATATAGGTCTACTTTTGCAGTATTTGAGAAACGCTTCCGAAGTAAAGATAGGAGGTAATTTTTCAGCGAACATGCCATATCCTAACAAGCCATCATATAATTCATCTGACGAAATCTCTCTCAAACATTCTATATACGATTTTTTCTCTTCTTTTATATCATCAAATGATATTACTGCCATAATTAAAAATCTCCTACCTCAATGCATATAACACATGCTTTATCAAAATCCCTTTGTCTCCCAATATCCCCCACGAGCAGCACCACACCTAACTAGAATCCCATGCTCTCGCAAGCTCTTAATATTCTTTTCCACCGCTCTTTGCGTAATATTCAACCGCTCAGCCATCATTGACGCTGAAACACTTTTATCCTCTTTTATCAATCTTAATATAGACTTTTGGGTTTCACTCAACGAATTTTCTCCGAACTTCTCCGAACTTTCTCCGAACTTCTCCGAACTTCCATCGACAATATTGGCCTTATCTTGTCCCTCACCATAATTCAAATTATACAGCGTCAACAGGAAATCCTTATGCTCTGCCATGAATTTCGGCATCAATGCGGCTGTCGTATGCTCTTGGAAATCGTAGTCTTCCAGTATTTTCTTGAAGCCGCTGCCTCTGCGCTCCATGAGTTGCAATCTGCTGAAAACATCTGCCAGCACCGGATTTCGTCGCTGTGACGAGATATTCCGCAGGTCACGGCCTTCCAACGACGAGCCATCAACCATACCGCCGGGGGAATAAATCTCCAAGCGGTCATCAAAGATGTCAATGTGAACTTCACTGCCAACTATCAGGTAATCCCGGTGAATCAGGGCGTTGACCAGCCCCTCCATCACTGCACGCTGGGGATAATCTGGATATTCAATCCTGTGAGTAGGTGTTTTCCGCCACGCCTTTCGGTTATGGCGCATGATGAAACTAAGTCCATCCTGATAAAGGGAAATAAGACCGCCTGAATATTCCTCATCATCAATGGCATCCATCAAACCAGCGGCTTTGGTCAATCCATTCCATCTGGTACAGAATACCCGAGAATGTCTTACCGGCGATTCATCGGCTAGAAGTGCACCAGCATTGGTCAAATTACCATTATGGTCAACCAGCCCAAAGGATTCAAAATCTGTTTCCTCAAAAGATTTTCCCGTTCTTTGCTTATATACGGAACGCAGCTTCGTAAAGGCCATATCTTCAAACTTGAACCGGGAAGGCAGACTGTCATAACTCTGCCCACTTCCCCTAATCACCAAATCACGCAGCTGCATGGGATTTGCAGGTACACTCTCATTTCCCAAACGCACGAAGGCCACCAGTTGCCCTTCGCCAGAGTAATAATACGGTGTCTCCTCACCGGTCATAACTTCAACAATTATCAGTTCTTTACCTTCCACGGCTTCAAACGACAATTTGAATTTTGGAATGGGATTCATGCGATTCTTAATCGTCTCACTGATTATTTCCGCATCTGCCCTGGCATTTTCCAGCCCAATTATCATATCATCATCACGAATACCAAAAATCAGCTTACCGCCAAAGGTATTGGCAAATGCACTGATGCTTTTCAGCCAGCTCTTTGGCTTCTTCACTTCCAAAGACTGTTTCTTATCGTATTCTGTTGCTTCGCCAATTAAATCTCTAATATTCATAAAGCCTATCCCTTGCCCTTTATCCTACCCATTTTTCCATACTGCAGGTAATCCACGCATATAAGGAGTCGGCCATATTGAAATAGCCAACTCCATATTTTTAACTGCTTTCTCAGCACTTATTATTTTATCACATTTCAACGTAATATAACACCTCACACTCTATGCTGGTAAAAAGTCGTCAATACGTGACAGTAGACAAAGAGGGATTATTCCTGCGCGTGTAAGTTGCTTAGGAATAATCCCTCTTTGCCTGCCGAAGTTACAACAGCACTATTTTCTTAGATAATTTCACTTTACAATATCCCGATACATCTCTGGCCGCCGGTCGCGGAAAAGGCCCCAACTCATGCGGTCTTTGGCGTATTGGTCGAGGTCAAAAGAAGCGGTCAAAACCTGTTCGTCCGTGCGGCTTGCTTCAGCGATAATCTCCCCCGTGTTATCCGTGATAAAGGAAGAACCATAGAAGTTAAGCGACGAGGACTGGCCACCGTTTTCTGCACAGGGTTCCACGCGTTCCACGCCAATGCGGTTAGCCGCCATTACCGGCACGAGGTTGCTGCCCGCGTGCCCCTGCATACAGCGTCGCCAATGGGGCATGCTGTCGGTTTCGAGGATTGGTTCGGAGCCAATCGCTGTGGGATAGAGCAGGATTTCTGCCCCCTGCAGGGCCATGGCACGGGCAGCTTCGGGGAACCACTGGTCCCAGCAGATACCTACGCCCACCTTGCCATAGCGGGTATCCCAAACCTTGAACCCCGTATTGCCCGGCGTGAAGTAAAATTTTTCCTGATAGTAATGGTCATCGGGAATATGGGTCTTGCGGTAAACGCCCAGAACCTCACCATCCGCATCGAGCATAGCAATGCTGTTAAAGAGCCGCGTGCCATCCTTTTCATAGAAGCTGATGGGCATAGCCACGGCCAGTTCTTTGGCAAGGGGCTGGAAATGGCGAACCGCCGGATTTTCCTCTACGGATGTGGCATAATCATAGAAATCATACTGCCGCTGCTGACAGAAATAGGGCCGTTCAAAGAGCTCCGGCAGCAGGATTATCTGTGCGCCCTGCTCCGCGGCTTTTCGTACCAGTTGTTCAGCCTTGTTTATATTCTCACTTACACCTGCCACCATCTGCATTTGAATGGCGGCAACGGTTACTTTGCGCATTATCTCACCTCGTGTCTCTGCGTGATGGAAGGAATCTGCTGGGTCAGGCAATGGAAGTTGCCGCCGCCCACGATTACGGCTCTGGCGGGCAAGGGCACAACTTGGCGCTCCGGGAAACATTCTCCTAAGATACGCCGTGCCTCCTTGTCCATTTCATCACCGAACTGCGGCAGAATGACCTTGCCGTTGCAGAGATAGAAATTCACATAGCTGGCCGCCAGCCGTTCCCCCGGCTCCCGCCTGTCCTCACCGTCCTCGAAGGTAAAGCTGTTTGCTTCTTCCGCGGTGATGCAGACAGGCTTCTTAGGAATGGGCAGTTTATGAATGATAAACTTACGCCCCTTGGCGTCCGTAGCCGCCTCCAGCACCTCTAAATCTGCCTGACTCAGCGCAAACTGCGGGTCAGATTTATCTTCCGTCCAGGCCAACAGGACTTCACCGGGCTTTACAAAGGCAAAGACATTATCCACATGCTCGTTGGTTTCATCGTTGTAGATGCCCCGTGGCAGCCAAATGACTTTTTCCGCGCCGAGATATTGCAGCAGCTTTGCTTCAATCTGCTCTTTTGACCAGTCAGGGTTGCGCCCTTTGGACAGCAGGCAAGCTTCGGTCACAACGCCCGTACCTTCACCATCCACATGGATGGAGCCGCCTTCGAGCACAAAATCTCCGGCATCATAAATATCATCATGCAGGGCCGCGCACATCTTCTCCGCCGCCGCATCATCCTGCGCGTAATCCGGGTAAAGGCCGTCAAAATCGCCGCCCCAGGCATTGAAGCGCCAGTTGATGCCCCGGCGCTGCCCCTTGCCATCAACAACATAGGTTGGCCCCATATCTC
The Selenomonas ruminantium AC2024 DNA segment above includes these coding regions:
- a CDS encoding RNA-directed DNA polymerase produces the protein MAVISFDDIKEEKKSYIECLREISSDELYDGLLGYGMFAEKLPPIFTSEAFLKYCKSRPISFYQIEHDYISVNITRNNNKIRVMGIPNPMAYHFMCEFLSEKWDDIIEYFDATTSYQSDKISRVHIRKCKDRKSLFKMNYDSWKVDGEPHIDWRIGKNYVVKADISNCFPSIYTHALTWAIDGKETAKIESNMKIEKWSKDIDDFAMNLKNRETHGLLIGPHASNLISEIILTKVDQRLNQSNNNWKYTRHVDDYTCYVNSNDEAKLFLLELQRNLHEYDLTLNNNKSIIEKLPINEAEDRFNIIKRAISTVLINGNSQNVKCTDGKEYIKLHYNEVKNYLDLSISLSEREPLDIAVVTYAIKVLTNKDKYILSRNAKIFLYKTCLYLVGIYPYLWHVVYENIFDEINETNIKKRLSESALCNATKTGNLESAYYAICAAIKYGYDINFDMEWVMDSDDCLLYLLSWLYARKKRDKQFKENLKNKALQLSSTVTEMERNWIFVYECLSKDELRNVGACGSDWCSLKKHGVSFIRKEYKK
- a CDS encoding helix-turn-helix domain-containing protein, which gives rise to MNIRDLIGEATEYDKKQSLEVKKPKSWLKSISAFANTFGGKLIFGIRDDDMIIGLENARADAEIISETIKNRMNPIPKFKLSFEAVEGKELIIVEVMTGEETPYYYSGEGQLVAFVRLGNESVPANPMQLRDLVIRGSGQSYDSLPSRFKFEDMAFTKLRSVYKQRTGKSFEETDFESFGLVDHNGNLTNAGALLADESPVRHSRVFCTRWNGLTKAAGLMDAIDDEEYSGGLISLYQDGLSFIMRHNRKAWRKTPTHRIEYPDYPQRAVMEGLVNALIHRDYLIVGSEVHIDIFDDRLEIYSPGGMVDGSSLEGRDLRNISSQRRNPVLADVFSRLQLMERRGSGFKKILEDYDFQEHTTAALMPKFMAEHKDFLLTLYNLNYGEGQDKANIVDGSSEKFGESSEKFGENSLSETQKSILRLIKEDKSVSASMMAERLNITQRAVEKNIKSLREHGILVRCGAARGGYWETKGF
- the aguB gene encoding N-carbamoylputrescine amidase, yielding MMRKVTVAAIQMQMVAGVSENINKAEQLVRKAAEQGAQIILLPELFERPYFCQQRQYDFYDYATSVEENPAVRHFQPLAKELAVAMPISFYEKDGTRLFNSIAMLDADGEVLGVYRKTHIPDDHYYQEKFYFTPGNTGFKVWDTRYGKVGVGICWDQWFPEAARAMALQGAEILLYPTAIGSEPILETDSMPHWRRCMQGHAGSNLVPVMAANRIGVERVEPCAENGGQSSSLNFYGSSFITDNTGEIIAEASRTDEQVLTASFDLDQYAKDRMSWGLFRDRRPEMYRDIVK
- the aguA gene encoding agmatine deiminase, translated to MRIKDSTPKADGFYMPAEFAPHAGTFLIWPTRPGSWTNNGADVQPVFVELIREISAVEELYLLVDEAHRAQAEAMLKNLPQEHIHYLAIPTDDAWARDMGPTYVVDGKGQRRGINWRFNAWGGDFDGLYPDYAQDDAAAEKMCAALHDDIYDAGDFVLEGGSIHVDGEGTGVVTEACLLSKGRNPDWSKEQIEAKLLQYLGAEKVIWLPRGIYNDETNEHVDNVFAFVKPGEVLLAWTEDKSDPQFALSQADLEVLEAATDAKGRKFIIHKLPIPKKPVCITAEEANSFTFEDGEDRREPGERLAASYVNFYLCNGKVILPQFGDEMDKEARRILGECFPERQVVPLPARAVIVGGGNFHCLTQQIPSITQRHEVR